The following proteins come from a genomic window of Rhodospirillaceae bacterium:
- a CDS encoding fumarate hydratase (catalyzes the formation of malate from fumerate), with amino-acid sequence MTDFIFQELFPLGPDTTKYRQLTEEFVSSGKFEGRDILKVRPEALTLLASEAIRDISHLLRSTHLEQLAKILNDPAASKNDKFVALELIKNANISAAGILPMCQDTGTAIAMCTKGQQVWTGFNDEESISRGVFEAYRDLNLRFSQIAPLNLFDEVNTKSNLPAQIDIYNKPGQTYEFLFVAKGGGSANKTFLFQESPARLHPQKLIDFLEQKLRSLGTAACPPYHLAVVIGGTTAELNLKTVKLASCRYLDNLPSQGSSSGHAYRDIELENKLQKLTEAFGIGAQFGGKYFCHDVRAIRLPRHGASLPIGIGVSCSADRQALGKITSAGVFLERLESNPESYLPDAPENGPEDPVVEIDLNKPMEEIRATLSKYPIETRISLSGPMIVARDAAHARLQTKLELGGSLPDYFKNHCIYYAGPAKTPTGYATGSFGPTTAARMDPFVEPFQKMGASLVMLAKGNRTASVKDSCQKYGGFYLGSIGGPGARLAHDCIKSVECIAYEDLGMEAIWKIEVEDFPAFIIVDDKGNDFFSQPREA; translated from the coding sequence ATGACTGATTTTATTTTTCAAGAACTTTTCCCCCTTGGACCGGACACCACTAAGTACCGCCAGTTAACAGAGGAATTTGTAAGCTCCGGTAAATTTGAGGGCCGAGACATTTTGAAAGTTAGACCAGAAGCCCTAACCTTGCTGGCTTCGGAGGCAATCCGAGATATCTCTCATCTACTCCGTTCGACCCACCTTGAACAATTAGCCAAAATTCTCAACGATCCGGCGGCCTCAAAAAATGATAAATTTGTTGCCCTGGAACTTATAAAGAATGCCAACATCTCCGCCGCGGGAATCTTGCCCATGTGTCAAGATACCGGCACTGCAATAGCAATGTGCACCAAAGGTCAACAGGTTTGGACCGGGTTCAATGATGAAGAATCGATAAGTAGAGGGGTATTTGAGGCCTATAGAGACTTGAATCTCCGGTTTAGTCAGATAGCGCCACTGAATCTTTTTGATGAAGTGAATACTAAGAGTAATCTTCCCGCCCAGATAGATATATATAATAAGCCTGGACAAACTTACGAATTTCTTTTTGTGGCAAAAGGAGGCGGCTCTGCCAATAAAACCTTTTTATTTCAGGAAAGCCCGGCCCGTTTACATCCTCAGAAATTAATTGATTTTTTAGAGCAAAAATTGCGGTCTTTGGGGACAGCAGCATGTCCTCCCTATCACCTAGCAGTGGTAATTGGTGGCACTACAGCTGAACTCAATCTAAAAACTGTAAAATTAGCTAGTTGCAGATACCTGGATAACCTCCCATCGCAAGGCAGTTCTTCAGGACATGCCTATCGTGACATAGAGCTAGAAAATAAGCTTCAAAAACTCACAGAGGCCTTTGGTATCGGGGCCCAGTTTGGCGGGAAATATTTCTGTCACGACGTTCGAGCAATCCGCCTACCTCGACACGGCGCTAGCCTTCCTATTGGAATCGGTGTTTCGTGCTCTGCGGATCGTCAAGCTCTCGGTAAAATAACTAGTGCAGGGGTCTTCCTTGAACGACTTGAATCCAACCCCGAATCTTATCTGCCAGACGCACCGGAAAATGGCCCCGAAGACCCGGTAGTGGAAATCGACTTGAACAAGCCAATGGAGGAAATCCGGGCTACCTTATCAAAATATCCGATTGAAACTCGTATTTCTCTTTCCGGACCTATGATTGTTGCAAGAGATGCAGCACATGCCCGGCTACAAACCAAACTCGAATTAGGAGGTTCGCTTCCTGATTATTTTAAGAATCATTGTATCTACTATGCGGGACCCGCGAAAACACCAACAGGCTATGCAACCGGTTCATTTGGCCCCACTACGGCTGCCCGTATGGATCCTTTTGTCGAACCTTTCCAAAAAATGGGGGCATCCCTTGTTATGCTAGCGAAAGGAAATCGGACAGCTAGCGTAAAAGACAGTTGCCAGAAATATGGTGGCTTTTACTTAGGTTCCATAGGCGGCCCCGGTGCTCGCCTAGCCCACGACTGTATAAAAAGTGTCGAGTGCATTGCCTATGAAGACCTAGGTATGGAAGCTATATGGAAGATTGAAGTAGAGGACTTCCCCGCTTTCATAATAGTCGACGACAAGGGCAATGACTTTTTCTCTCAGCCTCGCGAGGCTTAA
- a CDS encoding acetolactate synthase large subunit, whose product MKASDLFVKCLEKEGVERIFGVPGEENADLMISLINSPIDFVLCRHEQAAAFAADAYGRLTGKAGVCLATLGPGVTNLLTGLADANMDRAPVVAIIGQGSTTRQHKESHQIMDAIRMCEPITKWSVSVLAPENITEVIRKAFKLSETEKPGVCVIELPEDVAKKDIQDKPMTPIKVRRPAADHKSVAQAAELIYGSKSPIILAGNGAIRKRAAKQLTKLARNIGAGVVNTFMGKGAIPMDDEHCLYTIGLGMGDYNNLAFDSADLIISCGYDLVEYAPKAWNRTNQSQKKIIHMDFWPAEVDRDYAPSVEIVGDLADGLWQLNQALESRKERPLPLFDIKSRKDLRYTLTHDFSAEMNDQSFPMKPQKILYEVRNFLGPNDILLSDVGAHKMWISRYYQCFQPNTCLISNGFCSMGFAMPGSIGAKIALPDRKVLSINGDAGFSMNAQDLETAVRKKLNIVAMVWVDGEYGLIKWKQQDQFSGKHSDLEFNNPDFEKLAEAYGMWGKELTAVDQLPTSLEEAFQQKGPAIIAVPVDYRENRKLTARLGNIEIPI is encoded by the coding sequence ATGAAAGCGTCAGATTTGTTTGTTAAATGCCTGGAAAAGGAAGGCGTGGAGCGAATTTTTGGAGTTCCCGGAGAAGAAAATGCAGACTTAATGATCTCTCTTATCAATTCCCCAATTGACTTTGTACTTTGTCGACACGAACAAGCGGCAGCTTTTGCCGCTGACGCATATGGTCGCCTGACAGGTAAAGCTGGTGTCTGCCTTGCCACCCTTGGACCAGGGGTAACAAATCTTCTTACTGGACTAGCTGATGCAAATATGGACAGAGCCCCTGTTGTTGCCATCATAGGCCAAGGGTCAACCACCCGCCAACACAAAGAAAGTCATCAAATAATGGATGCAATTCGGATGTGCGAGCCCATAACCAAGTGGTCCGTCTCTGTCCTCGCGCCGGAAAATATAACCGAGGTCATCCGCAAAGCTTTTAAACTTTCGGAGACGGAAAAGCCTGGGGTGTGCGTCATTGAACTTCCTGAAGATGTGGCCAAGAAAGACATCCAAGACAAACCAATGACTCCAATAAAAGTCCGACGCCCAGCGGCCGATCATAAATCCGTAGCACAGGCCGCTGAATTAATTTATGGCTCCAAGAGTCCCATTATTTTAGCCGGTAACGGCGCCATCAGAAAAAGAGCCGCCAAACAATTAACTAAGCTCGCGCGCAACATTGGCGCCGGAGTCGTAAACACTTTTATGGGAAAAGGCGCAATTCCTATGGACGACGAACATTGCTTGTATACGATAGGCCTAGGGATGGGGGACTACAATAACCTCGCCTTTGATAGCGCAGATCTTATCATTTCTTGTGGATACGATCTTGTGGAATACGCACCCAAGGCCTGGAACAGAACCAATCAGTCACAAAAGAAAATCATCCATATGGATTTTTGGCCCGCTGAGGTGGACCGCGACTACGCACCCTCAGTAGAAATTGTCGGCGACTTGGCGGATGGGCTCTGGCAACTCAACCAAGCGTTAGAATCGAGAAAAGAAAGGCCACTGCCACTCTTTGATATAAAATCCAGAAAAGATCTTAGATACACCCTAACCCACGACTTTTCGGCTGAAATGAATGATCAGTCTTTTCCAATGAAACCCCAAAAAATCTTATATGAGGTGCGGAATTTTTTGGGGCCGAATGACATACTTCTATCAGATGTGGGCGCACACAAGATGTGGATATCACGTTACTACCAATGTTTCCAACCTAACACTTGTCTAATTTCAAATGGTTTTTGTTCAATGGGATTTGCGATGCCGGGGTCCATAGGGGCCAAAATAGCTTTACCAGACAGAAAGGTCCTATCGATCAATGGTGATGCCGGCTTTAGTATGAACGCCCAGGATCTAGAAACAGCAGTACGGAAAAAATTAAATATAGTTGCTATGGTGTGGGTGGACGGCGAGTACGGTTTGATCAAATGGAAACAACAGGACCAATTTTCTGGGAAGCATTCGGATTTAGAATTTAATAATCCCGACTTTGAGAAATTGGCAGAGGCGTATGGAATGTGGGGGAAAGAGCTTACAGCAGTAGATCAGCTCCCGACGTCTCTAGAGGAGGCCTTCCAACAAAAGGGCCCTGCAATTATCGCCGTACCAGTGGACTATAGGGAAAACCGCAAATTAACAGCCCGATTAGGCAATATAGAAATACCGATCTAA